One Spirochaetota bacterium DNA window includes the following coding sequences:
- a CDS encoding putative sulfate/molybdate transporter, whose translation MRKLLWDISGAFGDIGIFFPLAILLISKNGINPTAMFLAAGIFYVVSAFYFRITMPVQPLKAMCVIAISMGLGFEVINAAGILMGIILIAIAATGISEKLGNIFPLSVIRGIQLGLGAMLVKTSFNFIFNDIAIACVVGFFLFVVFTQYKSIPPLIPIMILGVAISLSKISLSFTGHIDFTPSLPNIDNFVTGFTILVIPQIALTFGNSIVATRNTGILLYGDKATRLNLISIPLSIGLANILSGFFGGAPMCHGSGGLTAHYNFGAKDSMSGYIIGITFISIALFLGNSSFAFISAFPVGILGIILFCVGIQHASYIKDIIDDNKAFFNALIVGIFGFVLNNLTIGFLAGLTLHYGLVVIKKLWDQLVRVTDMY comes from the coding sequence GTGAGGAAGTTACTCTGGGATATATCTGGAGCTTTTGGAGACATTGGAATTTTTTTTCCATTAGCTATTCTCCTCATCTCTAAGAATGGGATAAACCCCACAGCTATGTTCCTTGCTGCAGGTATATTTTATGTGGTTTCAGCATTCTATTTCAGGATTACAATGCCAGTGCAGCCGCTTAAAGCGATGTGTGTTATAGCCATCTCGATGGGTCTTGGATTTGAAGTGATTAATGCTGCGGGTATCCTGATGGGCATAATTCTGATAGCAATAGCAGCAACGGGGATTAGTGAAAAACTCGGGAATATTTTTCCACTGTCAGTTATACGGGGTATTCAACTGGGATTGGGGGCCATGCTGGTAAAGACTTCTTTTAATTTCATATTTAATGATATTGCTATTGCATGTGTTGTGGGTTTTTTTCTTTTTGTGGTTTTTACTCAATACAAAAGTATTCCACCTCTCATTCCCATAATGATTCTTGGCGTTGCCATTTCTTTGAGTAAAATATCACTATCATTTACAGGTCATATTGATTTTACTCCCTCCTTGCCAAACATTGATAATTTTGTGACCGGGTTTACAATATTGGTCATTCCGCAAATTGCCCTGACATTTGGCAATTCCATTGTTGCCACCAGGAATACTGGAATATTGCTATATGGAGATAAAGCAACACGTTTAAATCTTATAAGCATTCCTCTGAGCATTGGATTGGCAAATATACTCTCAGGTTTTTTTGGTGGCGCACCAATGTGTCATGGTTCTGGTGGATTGACTGCTCATTATAATTTTGGAGCAAAAGATAGTATGTCAGGGTATATAATAGGTATAACATTCATTTCCATTGCTCTGTTTTTAGGAAATAGCTCCTTTGCATTTATATCTGCATTCCCTGTGGGTATTTTAGGGATTATTCTTTTTTGCGTGGGAATTCAGCATGCATCATATATCAAAGATATTATAGATGATAATAAAGCTTTTTTTAATGCGCTTATAGTTGGAATTTTTGGTTTTGTGCTCAACAATCTGACAATTGGTTTTCTTGCGGGATTGACTTTGCATTACGGTTTGGTAGTGATAAAAAAATTGTGGGATCAACTGGTGCGTGTGACTGATATGTATTAG
- a CDS encoding response regulator transcription factor produces the protein MNKKIFIVDDHPVFRYGLSQLIGREIGLEVCGEAENAQKALQLIRKLKPDLVIVDIGLDGPSGLELTKDIVAFGMNIPVLIVSMYDESIYAERALRLGARGYVMKQQTYENVITAIRKILNGGIYLSEQMSEKIINKAISGIANNSENLLSILTNREIEVLRLIGSGKSVREISQALNLSINTINTYRERIKNKLNLKNNFELQKYAIRAIDTKLI, from the coding sequence ATGAACAAAAAGATTTTCATCGTTGATGATCATCCCGTTTTCAGATATGGCCTTTCCCAGCTTATTGGTAGAGAGATAGGCCTTGAGGTATGTGGAGAGGCAGAAAATGCACAGAAAGCACTACAGCTTATACGAAAGCTTAAGCCTGATTTAGTTATTGTGGATATAGGACTTGATGGTCCCAGTGGACTTGAACTTACAAAGGATATAGTGGCATTTGGTATGAATATTCCTGTACTTATTGTATCGATGTATGATGAGTCAATTTATGCTGAGCGCGCGTTGCGTTTGGGCGCTCGGGGGTATGTCATGAAACAGCAGACATACGAGAATGTAATCACCGCCATTCGGAAAATTCTGAATGGAGGGATCTACTTAAGTGAACAGATGTCTGAAAAAATAATAAATAAGGCTATTAGTGGTATAGCAAATAACAGCGAAAACTTGCTATCTATTCTCACTAATAGAGAAATTGAGGTATTACGCTTAATCGGCAGTGGCAAAAGTGTACGAGAAATTTCTCAAGCACTCAATTTGAGCATAAATACCATAAACACCTATCGGGAACGCATTAAAAATAAATTAAACCTGAAAAACAACTTTGAGCTACAAAAATATGCAATTCGTGCTATAGATACGAAACTCATATAA